A DNA window from Calliphora vicina chromosome 1, idCalVici1.1, whole genome shotgun sequence contains the following coding sequences:
- the sals gene encoding DNA ligase 1 isoform X2 codes for MPFVAPKTTTTSGNAAGRTTFRPPWVKDDGAQSGLKPTTKTSIPWARKTADAAKEAETPNNSILKKTTPSTTSSKTNAEPTAALKKPSETVKKTTEPTKKITTPVKKEPATLKKPTSTTTTKSLAAKKKEPTPPSSSSEEEETDEEEEEEEEEETEEETEEESEEEESEEEESEEEESEEEESVAKKPQTQTNNNSKTPAATATTTTATAKKLIPPKTQPPKKEEEEIPAPPPLPSLVPKAPPPPPPPLGKPGDKKEVTEARKQAIEKLKTRPRRRPDWSEMMKEVESGRKLRHVECNDRSQPILTCKSMTKVDNKYIYETENDNSLNKLLKQIQGGIKLKPTRTNDRSKPFIEGLRKFRRQMTIEEQLQKSQSKVNMLGSSPGAAGTTDTTDGIAPSASSTRASSIVSALVLDDSSADELDDIDKIRDDLQSTKQMLALELRNREAQERENKKLLAKIATLEAELEREKSREKTLEYGSRIIVATMETTPESEEAFVNTLKKEAEESKKTAKDLEKKYLTTGEELDQAKSEIEEQKRQIQMLERKLAQALQGGGVDSRRASDVHNGRDSSPDFDLAESESDPDEPEEKKAEKREKRLVKEVKVLRSKLTKVKVKEEAAKKEKTALKEAMKKNHVILKEENKKFKKLEKEVHKMAASMKEDADEDEENEDDEEKEEQEEEESEEESEEESEESESEESGNETESESEAEDAPTSAKKENLEPRLKKHEGRLSAMKKCNVLLQANVDNLQDEISQVRYKASNLQSELDSVLADLGF; via the exons ATGCCTTTTGTTGCACCTAAAACCACAACAACCAGTGGTAATGCGGCGGGACGCACCACATTTCGGCCACCATGGGTTAAAGATGATGGCGCCCAAAGTGGCTTAAAGCCCACCACAAAAACATCTATACCCTGGGCCCGGAAAACAGCAGACGCCGCCAAAGAGGCCGAAACCCCCAATAACAGTATATTAAAGAAAACTACACCCTCAACGACTTCGAGCAAAACGAATGCAGAACCCACAGCCGCCTTAAAGAAACCCAGTGAAACTGTGAAAAAAACCACTGAACCTACCAAGAAAATTACTACACCTGTGAAAAAAGAACCCGCCACCCTAAAGAAACCCACCTCAACCACAACCACAAAATCCCTAGCGGCCAAGAAAAAGGAGCCCACACCACCTTCCTCTTCCTCGGAGGAAGAGGAAACCGATGAGGAGGAGGAGGAAGAAGAGGAAGAAGAAACCGAGGAGGAAACTGAAGAAGAATCCGAAGAGGAGGAATCCGAAGAGGAGGAATCTGAAGAGGAAGAATCCGAAGAAGAGGAGTCCGTTGCTAAAAAACCACAAACACAAAccaacaacaatagcaaaacaccagcagcaacagcaacaactacaacagcgacagctaaaaaattaattccacCCAAGACACAACCGCCCAAAAAAGAGGAAGAAGAAA TTCCGGCACCCCCACCCTTGCCCTCATTGGTGCCCAAGGCTCCCCCACCACCTCCACCACCATTGGGAAAGCCCGGTGATAAAAAGGAAGTCACAGAGGCACGGAAACAAgctatagaaaaactaaa AACAAGACCACGCCGACGACCCGACTGGTCGGAAATGATGAAGGAAGTAGAAAGTGGCAGGAAATTACGACATGTGGAGTGCAATGACag atCTCAACCTATACTCACTTGTAAATCGATGACCAAAGtggataataaatatatttatgagaCCGAAAACGATAATTCACTCAATAAACTGTTGAAACAAATTCAGGGTGGCATTAAATTGAAGCCCACACGAACAAATGATCGCAGTAAGCCCTTCATAGAGGGTCTACGGAAATTCCGCAGACAAATGACCATCGAAGAGCAACTACAAAAGTCACAATCTAAAGTCAATATGTTGGGCAGCTCTCCCGGAGCTGCAGGCACTACAgat ACCACCGATGGCATTGCGCCCTCCGCCAGCTCAACTCGAGCCAGTAGTATTGTTTCAGCTTTGGTGCTGGACGATTCCAGTGCTGATGAACTCGATGACATTGATAAGATACGTGATGATTTGCAGAGCACTAAACAAATGCTGGCTTTGGAACTGCGTAATCGTGAGGCTcaagaaagagaaaacaaaaaattattagcCAAAATAGCCACCTTAGAAGCTGAACTGGAACGTGAAAAGTCCAGAGAAAAAACTTTGGAATATGGTTCCAGAATTATTGTGGCCACCATGGAAACAACGCCCGAATCAGAAGAAGCTTTTGTCAATACGTTGAAAAAGGAAGCCGAAGAATCCAAGAAAACTGCTAAGGATTTGGAAAAGAAATATTTGACCACCGGTGAAGAATTGGATCAAGCCAAGAGTGAAATAGAAGAGCAAAAGAGACAAATTCAAATGCTGGAAAGAAAGTTGGCACAAGCTTTACAG GGTGGCGGTGTGGATTCAAGGAGAGCCAGTGATGTCCACAATGGTCGTGACAGTTCACCAGACTTTGACTTGGCCGAAAGTGAAAGTGATCCAGATGAGCCAGAAGAAAAGAAGGCCGAAAAACGTGAGAAACGTTTAGTCAAGGAAGTCAAGGTATTGCGCAGTAAATTAACTAAAGTAAAGGTAAAAGAAGAAGCTGCCAAAAAGGAAAAAACAGCACTCAAGGAGGCCATGAAAAAGAATCACGTCATACTCAA ggaagaaaacaaaaaattcaagaaaCTAGAGAAGGAGGTACACAAAATGGCAGCTTCGATGAAAGAAGATGCCGACGAGGATGAAGAAAATGAGGATGATGAAGAAAAGGAAGAGCAGGAGGAAGAAGAGTCCGAAGAGGAATCTGAGGAAGAGTCTGAAGAATCTGAGTCCGAAGAAAGTGGCAATGAAACCGAAAGTGAATCAGAAGCAGAG GATGCTCCTACCTCGGCTAAGAAGGAGAACTTGGAGCCACGCCTTAAGAAGCATGAGGGACGCTTGTCTGCCATGAAAAAATGCAATGTCCTATTGCAGGCCAATGTTGACAATTTGCAAGATGAAATTTCACAAGTTCGCTACAAGGCCTCCAATTTACAATCAGAATTGGATTCCGTCCTAGCTGATTTAGGTTTTTAA
- the sals gene encoding DNA ligase 1 isoform X1 → MPFVAPKTTTTSGNAAGRTTFRPPWVKDDGAQSGLKPTTKTSIPWARKTADAAKEAETPNNSILKKTTPSTTSSKTNAEPTAALKKPSETVKKTTEPTKKITTPVKKEPATLKKPTSTTTTKSLAAKKKEPTPPSSSSEEEETDEEEEEEEEEETEEETEEESEEEESEEEESEEEESEEEESVAKKPQTQTNNNSKTPAATATTTTATAKKLIPPKTQPPKKEEEESELKRRFSLEKPKLRPVVVKRDKSMKKIEDDEEAVEGETEEERERRQRFKLEKPKLRHVKREEKPLPSKSTENVLKMRPVLKKVPKVDEVLKETKEEPKPEFKTKTLRKTPSIKREPSIKNVPAPPPLPSLVPKAPPPPPPPLGKPGDKKEVTEARKQAIEKLKTRPRRRPDWSEMMKEVESGRKLRHVECNDRSQPILTCKSMTKVDNKYIYETENDNSLNKLLKQIQGGIKLKPTRTNDRSKPFIEGLRKFRRQMTIEEQLQKSQSKVNMLGSSPGAAGTTDTTDGIAPSASSTRASSIVSALVLDDSSADELDDIDKIRDDLQSTKQMLALELRNREAQERENKKLLAKIATLEAELEREKSREKTLEYGSRIIVATMETTPESEEAFVNTLKKEAEESKKTAKDLEKKYLTTGEELDQAKSEIEEQKRQIQMLERKLAQALQGGGVDSRRASDVHNGRDSSPDFDLAESESDPDEPEEKKAEKREKRLVKEVKVLRSKLTKVKVKEEAAKKEKTALKEAMKKNHVILKEENKKFKKLEKEVHKMAASMKEDADEDEENEDDEEKEEQEEEESEEESEEESEESESEESGNETESESEAEDAPTSAKKENLEPRLKKHEGRLSAMKKCNVLLQANVDNLQDEISQVRYKASNLQSELDSVLADLGF, encoded by the exons ATGCCTTTTGTTGCACCTAAAACCACAACAACCAGTGGTAATGCGGCGGGACGCACCACATTTCGGCCACCATGGGTTAAAGATGATGGCGCCCAAAGTGGCTTAAAGCCCACCACAAAAACATCTATACCCTGGGCCCGGAAAACAGCAGACGCCGCCAAAGAGGCCGAAACCCCCAATAACAGTATATTAAAGAAAACTACACCCTCAACGACTTCGAGCAAAACGAATGCAGAACCCACAGCCGCCTTAAAGAAACCCAGTGAAACTGTGAAAAAAACCACTGAACCTACCAAGAAAATTACTACACCTGTGAAAAAAGAACCCGCCACCCTAAAGAAACCCACCTCAACCACAACCACAAAATCCCTAGCGGCCAAGAAAAAGGAGCCCACACCACCTTCCTCTTCCTCGGAGGAAGAGGAAACCGATGAGGAGGAGGAGGAAGAAGAGGAAGAAGAAACCGAGGAGGAAACTGAAGAAGAATCCGAAGAGGAGGAATCCGAAGAGGAGGAATCTGAAGAGGAAGAATCCGAAGAAGAGGAGTCCGTTGCTAAAAAACCACAAACACAAAccaacaacaatagcaaaacaccagcagcaacagcaacaactacaacagcgacagctaaaaaattaattccacCCAAGACACAACCGCCCAAAAAAGAGGAAGAAGAAAGTGAGTTAAAACGCCGTTTCTCCCTAGAAAAGCCCAAACTTAGGCCGGTCGTAGTTAAACGTGAcaaatcaatgaaaaaaatCGAAGACGACGAAGAGGCCGTCGAAGGCGAAACCGAAGAGGAACGCGAACGTAGACAACGTTTTAAGTTAGAGAAACCGAAACTAAGACATGTTAAACGCGAAGAGAAACCCCTACCTAGCAAAAGTACCGAGAATGTATTGAAAATGCGTCCGGTCTTGAAAAAAGTACCCAAAGTCGACGAGGTGCTTAAGGAAACAAAAGAGGAGCCAAAGCCCGAATTTAAAACGAAAACTTTACGTAAAACACCGTCAATAAAACGTGAACCCAGTATCAAGAATG TTCCGGCACCCCCACCCTTGCCCTCATTGGTGCCCAAGGCTCCCCCACCACCTCCACCACCATTGGGAAAGCCCGGTGATAAAAAGGAAGTCACAGAGGCACGGAAACAAgctatagaaaaactaaa AACAAGACCACGCCGACGACCCGACTGGTCGGAAATGATGAAGGAAGTAGAAAGTGGCAGGAAATTACGACATGTGGAGTGCAATGACag atCTCAACCTATACTCACTTGTAAATCGATGACCAAAGtggataataaatatatttatgagaCCGAAAACGATAATTCACTCAATAAACTGTTGAAACAAATTCAGGGTGGCATTAAATTGAAGCCCACACGAACAAATGATCGCAGTAAGCCCTTCATAGAGGGTCTACGGAAATTCCGCAGACAAATGACCATCGAAGAGCAACTACAAAAGTCACAATCTAAAGTCAATATGTTGGGCAGCTCTCCCGGAGCTGCAGGCACTACAgat ACCACCGATGGCATTGCGCCCTCCGCCAGCTCAACTCGAGCCAGTAGTATTGTTTCAGCTTTGGTGCTGGACGATTCCAGTGCTGATGAACTCGATGACATTGATAAGATACGTGATGATTTGCAGAGCACTAAACAAATGCTGGCTTTGGAACTGCGTAATCGTGAGGCTcaagaaagagaaaacaaaaaattattagcCAAAATAGCCACCTTAGAAGCTGAACTGGAACGTGAAAAGTCCAGAGAAAAAACTTTGGAATATGGTTCCAGAATTATTGTGGCCACCATGGAAACAACGCCCGAATCAGAAGAAGCTTTTGTCAATACGTTGAAAAAGGAAGCCGAAGAATCCAAGAAAACTGCTAAGGATTTGGAAAAGAAATATTTGACCACCGGTGAAGAATTGGATCAAGCCAAGAGTGAAATAGAAGAGCAAAAGAGACAAATTCAAATGCTGGAAAGAAAGTTGGCACAAGCTTTACAG GGTGGCGGTGTGGATTCAAGGAGAGCCAGTGATGTCCACAATGGTCGTGACAGTTCACCAGACTTTGACTTGGCCGAAAGTGAAAGTGATCCAGATGAGCCAGAAGAAAAGAAGGCCGAAAAACGTGAGAAACGTTTAGTCAAGGAAGTCAAGGTATTGCGCAGTAAATTAACTAAAGTAAAGGTAAAAGAAGAAGCTGCCAAAAAGGAAAAAACAGCACTCAAGGAGGCCATGAAAAAGAATCACGTCATACTCAA ggaagaaaacaaaaaattcaagaaaCTAGAGAAGGAGGTACACAAAATGGCAGCTTCGATGAAAGAAGATGCCGACGAGGATGAAGAAAATGAGGATGATGAAGAAAAGGAAGAGCAGGAGGAAGAAGAGTCCGAAGAGGAATCTGAGGAAGAGTCTGAAGAATCTGAGTCCGAAGAAAGTGGCAATGAAACCGAAAGTGAATCAGAAGCAGAG GATGCTCCTACCTCGGCTAAGAAGGAGAACTTGGAGCCACGCCTTAAGAAGCATGAGGGACGCTTGTCTGCCATGAAAAAATGCAATGTCCTATTGCAGGCCAATGTTGACAATTTGCAAGATGAAATTTCACAAGTTCGCTACAAGGCCTCCAATTTACAATCAGAATTGGATTCCGTCCTAGCTGATTTAGGTTTTTAA